The following proteins come from a genomic window of Crassostrea angulata isolate pt1a10 chromosome 1, ASM2561291v2, whole genome shotgun sequence:
- the LOC128163057 gene encoding uncharacterized protein LOC128163057: MMSYIILGFLCVIPSTCLSILTDGETQNGTLPDESVDTKTDVFRQLLNQETLIRMSLVKNVHSLMKDMVEMKESMSTSNKRLHDAEKEISSLKNEVQLLKTENQKLKEEAVKFQDEFKSTDSKFDEIKENFTKVSQSQTQYERHMNEIFEEFEKNTSTILNDIKIEVRYLSVTLLDLNKHTMELNMSIPELIESRFTDFTANVNRSVGDINHKLLSSKDYQEQLVYNLSALGNDQSSLMKIISDNLNNTINSIKADVEQSQKSQLKLSAAVSSLEVFRMNMSLMNNCALKTSVGFTVGVTGSASTWAGNILVFPHVVTNDGNGYNPSTGKFTAPTDGTYVFFVTVNVYGGNFIYLDIVLNGSRKVRTMSHNTAEYMTGTNMAVLKLYTGNSIWVSRYRGTGYYSDSVPITTFSGFLL, translated from the exons ATGATGTCGTACATCATACTCGGGTTCCTGTGTGTGATCCCATCAACCTGTTTGTCTATTCTTACTGATGGGGAAACTCAGAATGGCACGCTACCAGATGAATCAGTGGACACAAAGACCGATGTTTTCAGACAATTGTTAAACCAGGAGACTCTGATTCGAATGTCACTGGTGAAGAATGTCCATAGTCTCATGAAAGATATGGTCGAGATGAAAGAAAGCATGTCAACAAGCAACAAACGACTCCATGATGCGGAAAAAGAAATCTCAAGCTTGAAAAATGAGGTACAGTTACTGAAAACCGAGAACCAGAAATTGAAAGAAGAAGCTGTGAAATTCCAAGACGAGTTTAAGTCTACTGACAGCAAGtttgatgaaattaaagaaaattttacaaagGTTTCACAAAGCCAAACTCAATATGAAAGGCATATGAATGAGATATTTGAAGAATTCGAGAAAAATACATCGACGATTCTAAATGACATCAAGATAGAGGTTCGTTATCTTTCTGTAACGTTACTGGACTTGAATAAACATACCATGGAACTGAACATGTCGATTCCAGAGCTGATAGAAAGTAGATTTACCGATTTTACCGCCAACGTAAATAGATCTGTCGGTGATATAAACCACAAGTTGCTCAGTTCAAAGGATTATCAAGAACAACTGGTGTACAACTTGTCTGCATTAGGAAATGACCAATCtagtttaatgaaaataatatcag ATAATCTGAACAACACTATAAACTCCATCAAAGCGGATGTTGAGCAATCGCAGAAGTCCCAGTTGAAATTATCGGCTGCTGTGTCGTCACTTGAGGTTTTCAGAATGAACATGTCCCTGATGAACAACTGTG CTTTGAAAACAAGTGTAGGCTTCACAGTCGGGGTGACGGGATCGGCAAGTACCTGGGCAGGAAACATCTTGGTGTTCCCTCACGTTGTCACTAATGATGGAAACGGATACAATCCGAGCACGGGGAAATTCACCGCCCCCACGGACGGGACATACGTCTTCTTTGTTACTGTTAATGTGTACGGTGgcaattttatttatctagATATTGTTCTTAATGGTTCGAGGAAAGTCAGAACAATGTCCCACAACACTGCTGAATACATGACGGGAACAAATATGGCGGTACTCAAGTTGTACACAGGAAACTCTATCTGGGTCAGTCGGTACCGTGGTACAGGTTATTACTCCGATTCTGTACCCATTACGACCTTCTCTGGTTTTCTTCTGTGA
- the LOC128188174 gene encoding cullin-1-like: MSGGRPSNPHGLKQIGLDQIWDDLKEGIKNVYSRQSMPKTRYMELYTHVYNYCTSVHQSSPSGQRQSRMPTNRRGPNQPTGGAQFVGLELYKRLKEFLKQYLVNLLADGQDLLDEQVLSFYTKQWEDYQFSSRVLNGVCAYLNRHWVRRECDEGTKGIYEIYSLALITWREHLFRPLNKQVTNAVLKLIEKERNGETINTRLVSGVINCYVELGLNEDDPTSKGPTLGVYKEHFETPFLEDTERYYTRESTEFLRQNPVTEYMKKEEARLMEEQKRVQLYLHESTQDVLAKKCEKVMIEKHLEVFHFEFQHLLDDDKNEDLGRMYQLVSRIQDGLGQLKTLLETHIYNQGIAAIDKCGDSALNDPKMYVQTILDVHKKYHALVMTAFSNDAGFVAALDKACGRFINNNSVTRMANSSSKSPELLARYCDLLLKKSSKNPEEAELEDTLNQVMIVFKYIEDKDVFQKFYSKMLAKRLVQHMSASDDAEASMISKLKQACGFEYTSKLQRMFQDVSVSKELNDQFRDHLKKTSEEPLDIDFSIQVLSSGSWPFQQSADCTFTLPQELERSFQRFTCFYNNRHSGRKLNWLYHHSKGEVVTHCFKNRYTLQASTYQMAVLLQFNTVKRLTMQQLEESTQLKSETLLQVLQILLKVKLLVCDDDENDLRPSSSLELFFGYKNKKLRVNINVPLKTEVKTEQETTHKHIEEDRKLLIQAAIVRIMKMRKVLKHQQLLAEVLNQLSSRFKPRVPVIKKCIDILIEKEYLERVEGQKDTYSYLA; this comes from the exons ATGTCTGGTGGTAGACCCTCAAATCCACACGGGCTGAAACAAATTGGTCTCGACCAAATCTGGGATGATTTGAAAGAAGGAATAAAAAATGTCTACAGTAGGCAGAGCATGCCGAAAACTAGATACATGGAACTTTACAC ACATGTGTATAATTACTGCACCAGTGTCCATCAGTCCAGTCCAAGTGGACAGAGGCAGTCCAGGATGCCCACTAATCGACGCGGCCCAAACCAGCCCACAGGTGGTGCCCAGTTTGTGGGTCTAGAGCTGTACAAACGCCTGAAGGAATTCTTGAAGCAATACTTAGTGAATCTTCTGGCG GATGGACAGGATCTGCTGGATGAGCAGGTGTTGTCTTTCTACACCAAGCAGTGGGAGGATTACCAGTTTTCTAGTCGCGTGCTCAACGGGGTGTGTGCATACCTGAATCGGCACTGGGTGCGGCGAGAGTGTGACGAGGGAACCAAGGGCATATATGAAATTTACTCT CTGGCATTGATTACATGGAGAGAACATTTATTCCGGCCATTGAACAAACAAGTGACTAATGCTGTTCTTAAGCTGATAGAGAAGGAGAGAAATGGGGAGACAATCAACACCAGACTGGTCAGTGGGGTGATCAACTGCTACG TTGAGCTTGGGTTGAATGAGGATGACCCCACCAGTAAGGGCCCCACCCTAGGGGTGTACAAGGAGCACTTTGAGACGCCATTTTTAGAGGACACAGAGCGTTACTATACAAGGGAGAGCACTGAGTTCCTGAGACAGAACCCTGTCACGGAGTACATGAAGAAG GAGGAAGCTCGTTTGATGGAAGAGCAAAAGCGAGTCCAGCTGTACCTACATGAAAGTACCCAGGATGTGTTGGCCAAAAAGTGTGAAAAAGTGATGATTGAAAAGCACCTGGAGGTCTTCCACTTTGAATTTCAGCATCTGCTGGATGATGACAAAAATGAAg ACCTGGGGAGGATGTATCAGCTTGTGTCCCGGATCCAGGACGGGCTGGGTCAGCTAAAGACTCTCCTGGAGACCCACATCTACAACCAGGGTATAGCCGCCATCGACAAGTGTGGAGACTCTGCCCTCAAT GACCCCAAAATGTACGTACAGACCATTCTAGATGTACACAAGAAGTACCATGCCCTAGTGATGACTGCCTTCAGTAATGATGCCGGCTTTGTGGCAGCTCTAGATAAG GCTTGTGGGAGATTCATCAACAATAACTCGGTGACTAGAATGGCCAACTCGTCCAGCAAATCTCCTGAGCTTCTGGCCCGCTACTGTGATCTGTTGCTCAAGAAGAG TTCTAAGAATCCAGAGGAAGCAGAATTGGAGGACACTCTGAATCAAGTG ATGATTGTGTTCAAGTACATTGAGGACAAGGATGTATTCCAGAAGTTTTACAGTAAGATGCTGGCCAAGCGGTTAGTGCAACACATGTCGGCCAGCGATGATGCTGAGGCCAGCATGATCTCAAAACTCAAA CAAGCCTGTGGCTTTGAGTACACATCCAAACTACAGAGAATGTTCCAAGACGTCAGCGTCAGCAAAGAACTGAATGACCAGTTCAGGGATCACCTGAAGAAGACTTCTGAGGAGCCACTAGACA TTGACTTCAGTATACAGGTTTTAAGCTCTGGGTCCTGGCCGTTCCAACAATCAGCTGATTGTACTTTCACTTTACCCCAAGAG ctcGAGAGAAGTTTCCAGAGGTTTACTTGTTTCTATAACAACAGACACAGTGGTCGTAAACTGAACTGGTTATATCATCATTCCAAGGGTGAAGTGGTCACCCACTGCTTCAAGAACCGCTACACATTGCAG GCATCAACATATCAAATGGCTGTGTTACTGCAATTTAATACTGTGAAAAGACTGACAATGCAACAGTTAGAAGAGAGTACCCAGCTCAAGTCT GAGACTTTGCTGCAAGTGTTACAGATTTTACTGAAGGTCAAGCTCCTTGTTTGTGATGACGATGAGAATGACCTTCGTCCTTCCTCCTCACTGGAGTTGTTCTTTGGTTACAAAAA CAAAAAACTACGTGTGAACATCAATGTGCCTCTAAAAACAGAAGTTAAAACAGAACAAGAGACAACACACAAACATATAGAGGAGGACCGAAAGCTTCTAATACAG GCTGCAATAGTTCGCATCATGAAGATGAGGAAAGTCTTAAAACACCAGCAGCTGTTAGCAGAAGTCTTGAATCAACTCTCCTCCAGATTCAAACCCAGAGTCCCTGTCATAAAG